A window of Mucilaginibacter paludis DSM 18603 contains these coding sequences:
- a CDS encoding NAD(P)-dependent oxidoreductase, which translates to MAITNFRLTTGQYEENFADIHPPFENLTAALVEANRCIFCYDAPCMKSCPTSIDVPKFIKQIATENIKGSAHTIFSSNIMGGGCSKVCPVEKLCEGACVYNLMEEEPIQIARLQRFSTEKAIQEKWPLFTRKPSNGKRVAVIGAGPAGLSCAHVLSREGIDVTIYEKEAKGGGLMTYGIAAYKVTDQFCEDEVNYVLSLGGIEIKYNQELGRDIHLADLQNQYDAVYIGIGVGLARQLGIPGEELEGVVDAISFIYDIRSKDFSEVRVGENVAVIGMGMTAIDAATQAKRLGAKQVTMVYRRTQAEMPCTQVELDIAKLDGCNIIWLAAPQQIIGEDGKVTQLVCSNMVLGEPDASGRRSPVETGETTILDVDMVIKAAGQMPFEALVSGINLQNQYGKIVTAANGVTSIAGVFAGGDCVNGGREVVDAVQAGKDGAAGILNFLSVS; encoded by the coding sequence ATGGCAATTACAAATTTCAGGTTAACTACCGGTCAGTACGAAGAAAACTTCGCGGATATCCATCCGCCCTTTGAAAACCTTACAGCCGCATTGGTTGAGGCTAACCGTTGTATATTTTGTTACGATGCGCCTTGCATGAAATCGTGCCCAACCAGCATCGACGTGCCCAAGTTTATCAAACAAATTGCAACTGAAAACATCAAAGGCTCAGCCCATACTATCTTCTCCTCAAATATTATGGGAGGTGGCTGCTCCAAAGTTTGCCCGGTTGAAAAATTATGCGAAGGCGCCTGTGTATATAACCTGATGGAAGAAGAACCCATCCAGATAGCCCGCCTGCAACGCTTCTCGACCGAGAAGGCTATCCAGGAAAAATGGCCTTTATTCACCCGCAAACCTTCTAACGGCAAAAGGGTAGCGGTTATTGGAGCTGGTCCTGCCGGGCTATCCTGTGCCCATGTTTTATCCCGTGAGGGTATCGATGTGACCATCTACGAAAAAGAAGCCAAAGGCGGCGGATTAATGACTTATGGCATAGCTGCCTATAAAGTTACCGACCAGTTTTGTGAAGACGAGGTGAACTATGTTTTATCCTTAGGAGGTATCGAAATTAAATATAACCAGGAATTGGGTAGAGATATTCACCTTGCCGATTTGCAAAACCAATACGATGCCGTATATATCGGTATCGGTGTTGGGCTGGCCCGTCAGCTTGGTATTCCGGGCGAAGAACTGGAAGGCGTGGTTGATGCCATCAGCTTTATTTACGACATCCGTAGCAAGGATTTCAGCGAGGTTAGGGTAGGTGAGAACGTTGCCGTAATAGGCATGGGTATGACCGCTATTGATGCCGCAACCCAGGCTAAGCGTTTGGGGGCCAAACAGGTAACCATGGTATACAGGCGTACCCAGGCCGAGATGCCATGTACACAAGTTGAGCTGGATATTGCCAAACTGGACGGCTGTAACATTATTTGGCTGGCTGCCCCACAACAAATTATAGGTGAGGATGGTAAAGTGACCCAGCTGGTTTGCAGTAATATGGTTTTGGGTGAACCCGATGCAAGTGGAAGGCGATCACCGGTTGAAACCGGCGAAACAACCATCCTTGATGTGGACATGGTGATTAAAGCCGCCGGGCAAATGCCTTTCGAGGCTTTAGTATCAGGCATCAACCTCCAAAACCAATACGGAAAAATAGTAACCGCCGCGAACGGCGTAACCAGCATAGCCGGTGTTTTTGCCGGTGGCGATTGCGTAAACGGAGGACGAGAAGTAGTAGATGCCGTACAAGCCGGAAAAGACGGCGCGGCAGGGATTTTGAATTTTTTGTCGGTTAGTTAG
- a CDS encoding CoA-acylating methylmalonate-semialdehyde dehydrogenase, with protein sequence MKYGAVKNYINGRFLDAQTSNYLYVVSPVDGSLLSQVPLSAAADLDLAVQSAKAAFKSWSNTPIKERVQVFFRYKYLLHQHLDELSKLIVEENGKTYTEAVAEIEKAIELTEFACSLPQLIAGELLEVSKGIECRTEYVPLGVVASIVPFNFPSMVPNWTIPNAIALGNCMIMKPSEKVPLSVGRIAELLKEAGLPDGVFNVVHGDSQIVEAICDHPGIEAVSFVGSTKVAKIVYRRATYNYKRCLALGGAKNHLLVLPDAIPAMTAANITASMSGCGGQRCMAASAMVAVGDVNHIVDKIVEEAKKVVPGDNLGAVISKQSKENIERYIASAERQGAKILVDGRNITVTGKEGGFYVGPTVIDYVTPDMDVAREEIFGPVISIMRANTLDEALAIENANPYGNAAAVFTQNGGAARHVINNASAGMIGVNVGVPVPREPFSFGGWNESKFGVGDITGKSSIEFWTKLKKTTTKWNPEAGVNWMS encoded by the coding sequence ATGAAGTACGGTGCTGTTAAAAATTACATCAACGGTCGGTTTTTAGATGCGCAAACCAGTAATTACCTGTATGTAGTATCTCCTGTTGATGGATCGTTATTATCCCAGGTTCCGCTCTCGGCTGCTGCTGATCTGGATTTGGCAGTTCAATCTGCAAAAGCGGCTTTCAAATCATGGTCAAACACGCCAATTAAGGAAAGGGTGCAGGTGTTCTTCAGATACAAATATCTGTTGCATCAGCACCTGGACGAACTCTCGAAACTCATAGTTGAAGAGAACGGTAAAACCTATACCGAGGCTGTTGCCGAAATTGAAAAGGCTATTGAGCTAACCGAGTTTGCCTGCTCGTTACCACAATTAATTGCCGGCGAATTATTGGAAGTAAGTAAGGGAATAGAATGCCGCACCGAATACGTACCCCTGGGTGTTGTGGCATCCATCGTACCGTTTAATTTCCCGAGCATGGTACCCAACTGGACCATCCCCAATGCTATTGCACTGGGTAATTGCATGATCATGAAGCCATCCGAAAAGGTGCCTTTGAGTGTTGGCCGCATAGCTGAGCTGTTAAAAGAAGCCGGTTTGCCCGATGGCGTATTCAATGTGGTGCACGGCGATAGCCAGATAGTAGAAGCAATTTGCGATCATCCGGGTATCGAGGCTGTATCCTTTGTCGGTTCAACCAAGGTTGCCAAAATAGTTTATCGCCGGGCTACCTATAATTATAAACGCTGTTTGGCTTTGGGTGGCGCAAAAAACCACCTGTTGGTATTACCCGATGCTATACCCGCGATGACGGCTGCTAATATTACGGCCTCTATGAGTGGTTGCGGCGGGCAGCGTTGTATGGCGGCATCAGCCATGGTAGCGGTAGGCGATGTTAACCATATTGTAGATAAAATAGTAGAAGAGGCAAAGAAAGTTGTGCCCGGCGATAACCTGGGTGCGGTAATCAGCAAGCAGTCTAAAGAAAACATTGAACGTTACATTGCCAGCGCCGAGCGGCAGGGAGCCAAAATATTGGTAGATGGCCGTAATATTACGGTGACAGGCAAAGAGGGGGGCTTTTACGTAGGCCCAACAGTAATTGATTATGTTACGCCTGATATGGATGTAGCGCGCGAAGAGATTTTTGGTCCGGTGATCAGTATTATGCGGGCCAATACACTTGATGAAGCTTTGGCCATTGAAAATGCAAACCCTTACGGCAACGCGGCGGCGGTGTTCACACAGAACGGGGGCGCGGCAAGGCATGTGATTAACAATGCCAGCGCAGGGATGATCGGGGTAAACGTTGGTGTACCCGTACCCCGCGAGCCTTTCTCGTTTGGCGGCTGGAACGAAAGTAAGTTTGGCGTAGGCGATATCACCGGTAAAAGCTCCATCGAGTTTTGGACCAAGCTAAAGAAAACCACCACCAAATGGAACCCGGAGGCGGGCGTTAACTGGATGAGTTAG
- the preA gene encoding NAD-dependent dihydropyrimidine dehydrogenase subunit PreA: MADISSDFLGIKSPNPFWLASAPPTDKKINVLRAFEAGWGGVVWKTLGTQVKNVSSRYSAVDYHGSRVMGFNNIELISDRPLAINLTEIKEVLKEFPDRAMVVSLMADNTRESWHELIKQVQDTGAHGLELNFGCPHGMTERGMGAAVGQDPEIARMVVEWVMEVAQIPVITKLTPNVHSVVPTGLASVLGGTNALSLINTIQSVTGIDLDTLIPNPNVGGKSAFGGYCGPAVKPIALKMLTTISQNEITRRVPVSGIGGISTWKDAVEFMLLGASNVQVCTAVMKHGFRIIEDLCEGLSYWMDDKGFNTLNDFIGKSIPAMSNWEDLDINYHVIANINQDKCVHCGLCYIACEDTSHQSIALDYGKPYNKYTIKEEECVGCNLCNLVCPVDDCITMVEHRKGDEYINWKDYQRLGLPLNDH; the protein is encoded by the coding sequence ATGGCAGATATATCATCAGATTTTTTAGGAATTAAATCGCCAAACCCGTTTTGGTTGGCGAGTGCCCCCCCAACGGATAAAAAGATCAACGTGTTACGCGCTTTTGAAGCCGGATGGGGCGGTGTGGTATGGAAAACACTGGGTACGCAGGTAAAAAACGTATCGTCGAGATATTCGGCGGTTGATTATCATGGCAGCAGGGTGATGGGGTTCAATAATATTGAACTGATATCCGACAGGCCCCTGGCCATCAATCTGACGGAAATTAAAGAAGTACTCAAAGAGTTTCCGGATAGGGCCATGGTCGTATCCTTAATGGCTGATAACACCCGCGAAAGTTGGCACGAATTAATTAAACAGGTACAGGATACAGGCGCTCATGGCCTTGAGCTCAACTTTGGCTGCCCGCATGGAATGACGGAGCGGGGCATGGGAGCGGCAGTTGGCCAGGACCCGGAAATTGCCCGCATGGTGGTAGAGTGGGTAATGGAAGTTGCCCAGATCCCGGTAATTACCAAGTTAACGCCTAACGTTCACTCGGTGGTGCCAACGGGTTTAGCTTCGGTATTGGGTGGCACCAATGCGCTTTCGCTGATCAATACGATACAATCCGTAACCGGTATCGATCTGGATACCTTAATTCCCAACCCTAATGTGGGGGGGAAATCGGCATTCGGTGGATATTGCGGACCGGCAGTAAAGCCTATCGCTTTGAAGATGCTGACTACCATTAGTCAGAACGAAATTACCCGGCGGGTACCCGTATCCGGCATAGGTGGCATCAGCACCTGGAAAGATGCCGTTGAATTTATGTTGCTCGGCGCATCCAACGTGCAGGTGTGCACTGCCGTTATGAAGCACGGTTTCCGCATTATTGAGGATCTGTGCGAGGGTTTGAGTTACTGGATGGACGATAAAGGTTTCAACACGCTGAACGATTTTATAGGTAAGTCTATACCGGCCATGTCTAACTGGGAAGATCTGGATATCAATTACCATGTAATAGCCAATATTAACCAGGATAAATGTGTGCATTGCGGTTTATGCTATATCGCCTGCGAGGATACATCACATCAATCCATCGCCCTCGATTATGGTAAGCCCTATAACAAGTACACCATTAAAGAAGAGGAGTGCGTAGGCTGCAATTTATGTAACCTGGTTTGCCCTGTTGACGATTGTATAACCATGGTAGAGCACCGAAAAGGTGATGAGTATATCAACTGGAAAGATTATCAGCGCCTTGGGTTACCGCTCAACGATCATTGA
- a CDS encoding NCS1 family nucleobase:cation symporter-1, protein MQDTSTTPTDARDSQLFSDDLAAIPLNQRTWGTWNYAALWISMSLCIPTYMLASSLIEGGMNWWQSILTILLGNTIVLIPMILNGRAGAKYGIPFPVFARASFGVTGANIPAMLRAIIACGWFGIQTWIGGYALYQMVKLWVPSVDALPQVFPASWSLQTGPAILFLLFWLLNMYVVYLGVDSIKKLLVFKAFFLPAAALALLFWAISAGHGLGPILAQPSKFKSVSQFWAFFFPSLTGMVGFWATLSLNIPDFTRYAISQRAQVMGQAIGLPTSMTLFSFIGVVVTSATFIIYGKTIWDPVALAGRFDSKVLVSIAMIAVALSTLATNIAANIVSPANDFANLSPQKINFKTGGYITGLIGILIFPWKLIADPSGYIFTWLVGYSGLLGPIGGIMIADYYFIRRQQLQLNELYSFKGRYTFGNGFNNAAIIALILGILPNVPGFLTTIGVIAQGAVWPWLVYLYNYAWFVGFFISGLSYLVMMQKQKITVNEYMNVEEGGYHVGIN, encoded by the coding sequence ATGCAGGATACATCTACCACGCCTACCGATGCCAGAGATTCGCAATTATTTAGCGATGACCTTGCGGCTATACCATTAAACCAGCGTACCTGGGGTACGTGGAACTATGCCGCCTTGTGGATCAGTATGAGTTTATGTATCCCTACGTATATGCTGGCCAGCTCGCTGATAGAAGGGGGGATGAACTGGTGGCAATCCATTTTAACTATCCTGCTTGGTAATACCATCGTATTGATCCCCATGATTTTGAATGGCCGCGCCGGAGCTAAATATGGTATCCCTTTCCCGGTATTTGCCAGGGCGAGCTTTGGCGTAACGGGGGCCAACATCCCGGCCATGTTAAGAGCCATTATAGCCTGTGGCTGGTTTGGCATCCAAACCTGGATAGGGGGCTATGCCTTGTACCAGATGGTTAAATTGTGGGTTCCTTCGGTAGATGCGCTTCCGCAAGTGTTCCCCGCATCATGGTCGTTACAAACCGGCCCCGCTATTTTGTTTCTGTTGTTCTGGTTGTTAAATATGTATGTGGTTTATTTAGGTGTTGATAGCATTAAAAAGCTGCTGGTATTCAAGGCTTTCTTTTTACCGGCGGCGGCCCTGGCGCTTTTATTCTGGGCTATTTCGGCAGGGCATGGTTTAGGCCCTATATTGGCGCAGCCATCCAAATTTAAATCGGTTTCGCAGTTTTGGGCGTTCTTTTTTCCTTCCCTTACGGGGATGGTAGGCTTCTGGGCTACGCTGTCGCTCAACATTCCCGATTTTACACGGTACGCTATAAGCCAGCGCGCGCAGGTAATGGGCCAGGCCATTGGCTTACCTACCTCCATGACGCTGTTCTCGTTCATCGGTGTGGTAGTAACCTCGGCAACCTTTATCATCTACGGCAAAACCATTTGGGATCCGGTGGCCTTGGCGGGAAGGTTTGATAGCAAAGTATTGGTAAGCATAGCCATGATAGCGGTAGCGCTGTCAACATTGGCTACCAATATCGCCGCTAACATTGTAAGCCCCGCTAACGATTTTGCCAATCTTTCACCACAAAAAATCAATTTTAAAACCGGTGGCTATATTACAGGGCTTATCGGTATACTCATCTTCCCCTGGAAGCTGATTGCCGATCCGTCTGGCTATATTTTTACCTGGCTCGTAGGTTACTCCGGCTTGCTTGGCCCAATAGGCGGCATCATGATAGCCGATTACTATTTTATCCGCAGGCAGCAACTCCAGTTAAATGAGCTTTATAGCTTTAAAGGCCGTTACACCTTTGGCAACGGGTTTAATAATGCAGCTATTATAGCGCTTATATTAGGTATATTGCCCAATGTTCCCGGCTTTTTAACCACCATAGGGGTTATAGCGCAAGGTGCAGTTTGGCCATGGCTGGTTTATTTATACAACTATGCCTGGTTTGTGGGTTTCTTTATTTCAGGATTATCGTACCTTGTTATGATGCAAAAACAAAAAATTACAGTGAACGAATACATGAATGTTGAGGAAGGAGGATACCATGTCGGTATTAATTAA
- a CDS encoding LOG family protein: MKEDKIRSAFENKNWHQIKVTDSWQIFKIMAEFVDGFEKLAKIGPCVSIFGSARTAREHRYYVLTEQVAALLTKQGYGVISGGGPGIMEAANKGAFEAGGKSVGLGIELPFEAFDNKYIDRDKLLEFKYFFVRKVMFMKYAQGFIVMPGGFGTLDEFFEAVTLIQTGKIARFPIVLVGSDYWSGLIEWAKDKMLSGGNIKAEDLNLFRLVDTAEDAVNHIVKFYEKYVIKPNF, translated from the coding sequence ATGAAAGAAGATAAGATACGCAGTGCATTTGAAAACAAAAATTGGCATCAGATTAAGGTTACCGACTCATGGCAGATTTTCAAGATTATGGCTGAGTTTGTAGACGGATTTGAAAAATTAGCTAAAATAGGGCCCTGTGTTTCCATTTTTGGTTCGGCGCGTACAGCAAGGGAGCACCGGTACTATGTATTAACAGAACAGGTAGCTGCATTATTAACCAAACAGGGCTACGGCGTGATATCGGGCGGAGGGCCGGGTATTATGGAAGCTGCAAATAAAGGCGCGTTTGAAGCCGGCGGAAAATCGGTAGGCCTGGGGATTGAACTCCCCTTTGAAGCCTTTGACAATAAATACATCGACCGCGACAAGCTACTGGAGTTTAAATACTTTTTTGTGCGCAAGGTAATGTTTATGAAGTATGCACAAGGTTTCATTGTAATGCCGGGTGGTTTTGGTACGCTCGACGAGTTTTTTGAAGCGGTTACGCTGATCCAAACCGGTAAAATTGCTCGGTTCCCGATTGTGTTGGTTGGGTCGGATTATTGGAGCGGTTTGATTGAATGGGCAAAGGATAAAATGCTGTCGGGAGGCAATATCAAAGCAGAAGATTTAAACTTGTTTCGTTTAGTTGATACTGCCGAAGATGCTGTTAATCATATTGTTAAATTTTATGAGAAGTATGTTATTAAGCCGAATTTTTGA
- a CDS encoding aminotransferase class III-fold pyridoxal phosphate-dependent enzyme → MLTETLTETEEIIRNSMDYTLFSWSKQKGINPIAVKYAQGVYLYDYEDKRYLDFSSGLMNVNIGHGNPRVAQAVMEQMQQVSYVTPSCVTKARGELGKKLAEITPGNLTKTLFTVCGATAIENAIKLARIYTGRHKIITRYRAFHGSSYGAMTAGGDPRKLASDSQQAPNFVHVEDPYCYRCPWGKEIHSCNRECVSHIERVIEFEGPETVAAILMEGESGTSGCIKYPPDYLQKLRALCDKHGILLIADEVMSGFGRTGKWFGVDNHGGVVPDMIATAKGITAGYLPLGALIVTDKIAEAFNDKPLMLGLTYSAHPVTCAAGVEVLKIYEDEHLIENAAAMGRYIDEQVAEMEKHHPSIGDFRNTGLLGCIELVKNRNTKEPMAPYNAKPDEMVVMNKVAAKIKELGMYAFVRWNYIFIAPPLSITKEQVDEGLAIISQAISIADEFVY, encoded by the coding sequence ATGCTAACAGAAACATTAACCGAAACAGAAGAGATCATCCGTAACAGTATGGATTATACCCTGTTTTCATGGAGCAAACAAAAAGGAATTAACCCCATCGCGGTTAAATATGCGCAGGGGGTTTATTTATATGATTACGAAGACAAGCGTTACCTCGATTTTTCATCGGGCTTAATGAATGTCAATATCGGCCACGGCAACCCGCGTGTGGCGCAGGCGGTAATGGAGCAAATGCAGCAGGTAAGTTATGTAACACCCAGTTGCGTTACCAAAGCACGCGGCGAACTGGGTAAAAAATTGGCCGAGATTACTCCCGGTAATTTAACCAAAACTTTGTTTACGGTATGCGGCGCTACCGCTATCGAAAACGCTATCAAGCTGGCCCGCATTTATACAGGCCGGCATAAAATCATCACCCGCTACAGGGCTTTTCACGGCTCGTCCTACGGTGCCATGACTGCCGGTGGCGATCCGCGTAAGCTGGCGTCCGATTCGCAACAGGCACCCAACTTTGTACACGTGGAAGACCCCTATTGCTACCGTTGCCCCTGGGGAAAAGAAATCCACTCGTGTAACCGCGAATGTGTGAGCCATATTGAAAGGGTAATTGAATTTGAGGGCCCCGAAACCGTAGCCGCTATTTTAATGGAGGGCGAAAGCGGTACATCCGGATGTATCAAATACCCACCCGATTATTTGCAAAAGCTGCGCGCCTTATGCGATAAGCATGGTATTTTGTTAATTGCCGACGAAGTAATGAGCGGCTTTGGCCGTACCGGCAAATGGTTTGGTGTGGATAATCATGGTGGTGTAGTGCCCGATATGATAGCTACCGCCAAAGGCATCACCGCAGGGTATTTGCCCTTAGGCGCTTTGATTGTGACGGATAAAATTGCTGAGGCATTTAACGATAAGCCTTTGATGCTGGGCTTAACCTATTCGGCCCACCCGGTAACCTGCGCGGCGGGAGTGGAAGTGCTCAAAATTTACGAGGATGAACATTTGATTGAAAACGCCGCCGCCATGGGGCGATATATTGATGAGCAGGTTGCCGAAATGGAGAAACACCATCCAAGCATAGGCGATTTTAGGAACACCGGTTTATTAGGCTGTATCGAGTTGGTTAAAAACAGAAATACCAAGGAGCCCATGGCACCGTACAATGCCAAACCTGACGAAATGGTGGTGATGAATAAGGTAGCCGCTAAAATTAAGGAACTGGGCATGTACGCTTTTGTGCGCTGGAACTATATTTTTATTGCGCCGCCGCTTTCCATCACCAAAGAACAGGTTGACGAAGGGCTGGCTATCATTTCGCAAGCCATTTCTATTGCCGATGAATTTGTATATTGA
- the hydA gene encoding dihydropyrimidinase, whose product MLRKEDTMSVLIKNGRVITAGNDCIADIYIEGEVIKAIGQNLQVKAEKEIDAAGMLVFPGGIDPHVHLAMPFMGTFSSDDYETGTRAALYGGTTTVIDFVLQTQGDSLKAALTDWQSRATGTAVGDYSFHMAVTDFNENTKAEIKQMIEEEGISSFKTFMAYKGALMIDDRQMFGLMSEVKKQGGMVTTHATNGDVIDFLVAKHRAEGKLSPLYHYLSQPEVTEAEASNRFAQMAGYTGCPAYIVHLTCEGALNAVRDAGRRNYQVFAETCIQYLILDASLYENDFEGAKWVMSPPLREKKDQAALWAGINQGLLQIVATDHCPFMWEQKLMGKNDFSKIPNGHPAIENRIELLYSEGVAKGKISLNKFVEVSSTNAAKIFGMFPRKGTIAVGSDADIVIFDPNGKHTLSAATHHMNVDYSGYEGWEVSGKVKTVLLRGKVAIDGDECLVEKGNGQFIKRSKVSNIV is encoded by the coding sequence ATGTTGAGGAAGGAGGATACCATGTCGGTATTAATTAAAAACGGCAGGGTAATTACTGCCGGTAACGATTGTATAGCGGATATTTATATTGAAGGCGAAGTGATTAAAGCCATAGGCCAAAATTTACAGGTAAAGGCCGAAAAGGAAATTGACGCCGCAGGTATGCTGGTTTTTCCGGGAGGTATTGATCCGCATGTACACCTGGCTATGCCGTTTATGGGTACTTTCTCCAGCGATGATTATGAAACCGGTACCAGGGCGGCCTTATACGGCGGCACAACAACCGTGATTGATTTTGTGCTGCAAACCCAGGGAGATAGCCTGAAAGCCGCTTTAACCGACTGGCAATCACGTGCCACAGGAACCGCCGTTGGCGATTATAGCTTCCACATGGCCGTTACCGATTTTAACGAAAATACAAAGGCCGAGATCAAACAAATGATTGAAGAGGAGGGGATATCATCCTTCAAAACATTTATGGCTTATAAAGGTGCACTGATGATTGATGACCGTCAGATGTTTGGTTTAATGAGTGAAGTGAAAAAGCAGGGAGGGATGGTGACCACACATGCCACTAACGGAGATGTAATAGATTTCCTGGTAGCTAAGCATCGTGCGGAGGGCAAGCTATCCCCCCTGTATCACTACCTTTCGCAACCCGAAGTTACCGAGGCCGAAGCCTCCAACCGTTTCGCACAAATGGCTGGTTATACCGGTTGCCCTGCGTACATTGTGCATTTAACCTGCGAGGGGGCTTTAAATGCGGTGCGTGATGCAGGCCGGAGAAACTACCAGGTTTTTGCCGAAACCTGTATCCAATACCTTATTTTGGATGCTTCCCTATATGAAAATGATTTTGAAGGTGCCAAATGGGTGATGAGTCCGCCCTTGCGGGAGAAGAAGGATCAGGCTGCGCTGTGGGCTGGTATTAATCAGGGTTTGTTGCAGATTGTAGCTACCGACCATTGCCCTTTTATGTGGGAGCAAAAACTGATGGGCAAAAACGATTTTTCTAAAATACCCAATGGCCACCCGGCCATCGAGAACCGCATCGAACTGTTATACTCGGAAGGTGTGGCCAAAGGGAAGATCAGCCTGAATAAGTTTGTAGAGGTTTCGAGCACCAACGCCGCAAAAATATTCGGAATGTTTCCGCGCAAAGGAACAATAGCGGTAGGTAGCGATGCCGACATCGTGATATTTGATCCGAATGGTAAACACACCCTATCAGCCGCTACCCATCACATGAATGTTGATTATTCGGGCTATGAAGGCTGGGAGGTGAGCGGCAAGGTTAAAACCGTGTTGCTGAGGGGCAAGGTTGCCATTGATGGTGACGAATGCCTTGTAGAAAAAGGCAACGGCCAGTTCATCAAGCGGAGCAAGGTATCCAATATAGTGTGA
- a CDS encoding nitrilase-related carbon-nitrogen hydrolase, protein MPRIIKSGLIQMSLPKTEGEGTISQIMDAMVQKHIPYIEEAGRQGVQILCLQEIFSTPYFCPGQDAKWYASAESVPGPTTDLMAGYAKKYNMVIIVPIYEKEQPGVLYNTAAVIDADGTYLGKYRKNHIPHTNGFWEKFFFKPGNMGYPVFQTKYAKVGVYICYDRHFPDGARCLGLNGAEIVYNPSATVAGLSQYLWKLEQPAHAVANGYFMGCINRVGEEKPWNLGRFYGSSYFVDPRGQIIAEASENEDELLISEFDLDMIDEVRSTWQFFRDRRPETYGQIVAL, encoded by the coding sequence ATGCCAAGAATTATTAAATCGGGCCTGATACAGATGAGTTTGCCCAAAACGGAGGGCGAGGGCACCATCAGCCAAATTATGGATGCTATGGTGCAAAAGCACATTCCTTATATTGAGGAAGCCGGTAGGCAGGGAGTACAGATCCTGTGCCTGCAGGAGATATTTTCTACCCCTTACTTTTGCCCCGGGCAGGATGCCAAATGGTATGCCTCGGCAGAATCCGTTCCGGGGCCAACTACAGATCTGATGGCCGGGTATGCCAAAAAATATAACATGGTGATCATTGTCCCCATTTACGAAAAGGAACAGCCCGGTGTTTTATATAACACAGCCGCTGTAATTGATGCCGATGGCACCTATTTGGGCAAATACCGTAAAAACCATATTCCTCATACCAATGGTTTTTGGGAGAAATTCTTTTTTAAACCTGGCAATATGGGGTACCCGGTTTTCCAAACCAAATACGCAAAGGTTGGCGTTTATATTTGTTACGACAGGCATTTCCCCGATGGGGCGCGCTGCCTCGGACTTAATGGTGCCGAAATAGTTTATAACCCCTCAGCAACGGTGGCCGGGCTTTCGCAATATTTGTGGAAGCTTGAGCAGCCTGCGCACGCGGTGGCTAACGGTTATTTTATGGGCTGCATTAACCGTGTGGGCGAAGAAAAGCCCTGGAACCTGGGCCGTTTTTACGGATCATCCTACTTTGTTGACCCACGCGGGCAAATCATCGCCGAGGCCTCTGAAAATGAGGATGAACTACTGATATCGGAATTTGACCTGGATATGATTGATGAGGTGCGCAGCACCTGGCAGTTTTTCCGTGATCGCCGGCCTGAAACTTATGGTCAAATTGTAGCACTTTAA